The Candidatus Saccharibacteria bacterium oral taxon 488 genome has a segment encoding these proteins:
- a CDS encoding amino acid racemase — MKQRIIIIGGMGPQASLELQRRIIRQALANGAKDGTDFPHIVHLSLPVPDFITNESRRSEALEIIINELKNIDASMDDIIIIACNTAHLLQPDIEQRLNIRITSMVDAAIDHVSRYYKTIRLLASPTTIRTGLYDKPLKAAGVTVLTPDKDEEQALEVIIRAVISGQTISQSALDKIPITIQSEQANATNYPPALLGCTELSCAFAEKPNTIDPMNILLRYLTTKGVL, encoded by the coding sequence ATGAAGCAAAGAATAATTATCATCGGCGGCATGGGTCCGCAAGCAAGCCTGGAACTGCAACGGCGAATAATTCGGCAGGCGCTGGCAAATGGTGCGAAGGATGGCACGGATTTTCCGCATATAGTTCATTTGTCGCTACCAGTTCCTGATTTTATCACCAACGAATCGCGGCGCAGCGAAGCCTTGGAAATTATCATAAACGAACTGAAAAACATTGACGCGTCGATGGACGACATTATCATAATCGCTTGCAATACCGCGCATTTGTTGCAGCCCGATATTGAACAGCGGCTGAATATCCGCATAACTTCCATGGTGGATGCCGCAATTGATCATGTTAGCCGCTATTATAAAACAATTCGATTGCTAGCGTCGCCGACGACCATCCGCACTGGACTATATGACAAGCCGTTGAAAGCCGCCGGAGTAACCGTATTAACGCCGGATAAGGACGAAGAACAAGCGCTGGAAGTGATAATTCGCGCAGTAATTTCTGGGCAAACAATATCTCAGTCAGCGCTGGATAAAATACCAATAACAATCCAATCCGAGCAGGCGAACGCGACAAACTATCCGCCGGCACTATTAGGCTGCACCGAGCTATCCTGCGCCTTCGCCGAAAAACCAAATACCATTGACCCAATGAATATTTTATTACGTTACTTAACAACCAAAGGAGTGTTATAA
- a CDS encoding alpha/beta fold hydrolase, with product MFDRLIHRWLRVPYTLNVYYFCRQPRPKATILLIHGLGTSWRTWKPLEPYLPKDTQVIAIDMLGFGNSPKPDWKSYNAHDQATSIAATLRHESITHLDIVIGHSMGSLAAVELAKKYPKLAQSLILCSPPIYHPKIDEKIHHPEKILRALYGLINKHPRSSKRLLQFADRHNIWPDAGFKADKITAKSFLTALNTAIINQTTMTDISQLKLPITILSGKLDPLIVERNLKKLAKEHKNIAHRSMTMQGHEITDTYAERLSGLIRQHFAGEYPSKSTSRTKRLRK from the coding sequence ATGTTTGATCGATTAATCCACCGCTGGCTGCGCGTCCCGTACACCCTGAATGTGTATTATTTTTGTCGCCAACCTCGACCGAAAGCGACGATTCTTTTGATTCATGGGCTGGGTACATCGTGGCGTACCTGGAAGCCGCTAGAGCCATATTTGCCCAAAGATACGCAAGTTATCGCCATTGACATGCTAGGATTTGGCAATTCACCAAAACCCGACTGGAAATCATACAACGCTCACGACCAGGCCACCAGCATCGCCGCTACGCTACGTCACGAATCAATCACTCATCTTGACATCGTCATTGGCCACTCTATGGGATCGCTGGCCGCCGTAGAGCTCGCTAAAAAATATCCAAAATTAGCTCAGTCACTAATCCTATGCAGCCCGCCAATATATCACCCTAAGATTGACGAGAAAATCCATCATCCAGAAAAAATATTACGCGCCTTATATGGTCTCATCAACAAGCATCCGAGGAGCTCAAAACGTTTATTACAGTTTGCCGACCGACATAATATATGGCCCGACGCGGGATTTAAGGCCGATAAAATTACTGCTAAATCCTTCCTGACCGCTCTAAATACGGCAATAATCAATCAAACCACGATGACTGATATATCACAACTGAAACTGCCAATCACTATTCTGTCAGGCAAACTCGACCCACTGATCGTCGAACGGAATTTGAAGAAACTAGCCAAAGAGCATAAGAATATCGCCCATCGCTCGATGACCATGCAAGGGCACGAAATAACGGATACATACGCTGAGCGCTTGTCCGGACTAATCAGGCAGCACTTTGCGGGCGAGTATCCGTCAAAATCTACAAGTCGCACAAAAAGATTAAGAAAATGA
- the rpsI gene encoding 30S ribosomal protein S9, with translation MATDTYFYGLGRRKSASASVRLLPGKGTITINGKAAAEYLDGNKTLLAEVTDPLAIVSKQKEYDVTILVKGGGLAGQVDAIKLGIAKALTAAHADLRPVLKKAELLKRDPREKERKKYGLRSARKREQFSKR, from the coding sequence ATGGCTACTGATACCTATTTCTACGGCTTGGGACGACGCAAAAGCGCCTCGGCAAGTGTTCGCTTGCTTCCTGGCAAGGGTACCATCACCATCAACGGCAAAGCAGCCGCTGAGTACTTGGATGGCAACAAAACTTTGCTGGCAGAAGTAACCGACCCGCTAGCTATCGTCAGCAAGCAAAAGGAATACGACGTTACCATCTTGGTCAAAGGCGGCGGCCTCGCTGGTCAAGTTGACGCCATCAAGCTTGGCATTGCTAAAGCATTGACGGCCGCTCACGCTGATCTGCGTCCAGTCCTGAAGAAGGCTGAGCTGCTCAAGCGCGACCCACGCGAGAAAGAGCGCAAGAAATACGGTCTGCGTTCCGCCCGCAAGCGCGAACAATTCTCCAAGCGTTAA
- the rplM gene encoding 50S ribosomal protein L13, producing the protein MKTYSQKPSEVSRRWVLFDASELPLGRLATEIAKHLTGKYKPTYTPHVDGGDYVVVINAANTVVTGYKETDKYYYRHSGFPGGIKETQFKEMRERHPERIIEEAVKGMLPKNKLQAERLKRLRVFAGSEHAHTAQTPEKVEVK; encoded by the coding sequence ATGAAGACTTATTCACAAAAACCATCTGAAGTTTCTCGCCGCTGGGTATTGTTTGACGCGAGCGAATTGCCACTGGGACGTTTGGCAACTGAAATTGCTAAACACCTGACCGGTAAGTACAAGCCAACTTACACGCCGCACGTTGATGGTGGTGACTACGTCGTGGTTATCAACGCCGCAAACACCGTCGTTACTGGCTACAAGGAAACCGACAAGTACTACTACCGTCACAGTGGTTTCCCAGGCGGCATCAAAGAAACGCAGTTCAAAGAAATGCGTGAACGCCACCCAGAACGAATTATTGAAGAAGCTGTCAAAGGCATGCTGCCAAAGAATAAACTGCAAGCAGAACGTCTCAAGCGCCTGCGCGTATTTGCTGGCAGCGAGCATGCTCACACAGCACAAACCCCAGAGAAAGTTGAGGTAAAGTAA
- the rplQ gene encoding 50S ribosomal protein L17: MHRHGYQGRKFGRERDQRRALLRGLATSLVEHGKIETTLPKAKDLKRHIEKIITKAKKGDLASRRQVIAALSTRAAAYKLVDEIAPQLSGRTSGHVRVERTRLRVGDGAQMAIIEFVDDIKPMPKKEK, translated from the coding sequence ATGCATAGACACGGATATCAAGGGCGCAAGTTCGGCCGTGAGCGTGATCAACGGCGAGCCTTGCTGAGGGGCCTGGCAACCAGCCTGGTCGAGCACGGCAAAATCGAGACCACCTTACCGAAAGCCAAAGATCTGAAGCGCCACATTGAAAAAATCATCACCAAGGCGAAGAAGGGCGATTTGGCAAGCCGCCGCCAGGTGATCGCGGCACTCAGCACCCGCGCTGCTGCTTACAAACTGGTTGATGAAATTGCCCCGCAGCTGAGTGGTCGCACCAGCGGACACGTTCGCGTTGAACGAACACGCCTACGTGTTGGCGACGGCGCACAAATGGCAATCATCGAGTTTGTCGACGACATCAAACCAATGCCAAAGAAGGAGAAATAA